From the Musa acuminata AAA Group cultivar baxijiao unplaced genomic scaffold, Cavendish_Baxijiao_AAA HiC_scaffold_1119, whole genome shotgun sequence genome, the window CAATAAGATTTTTAGATCCATGAAGCAAACAGAAGAGCTTCATAATAATTTAGTAGGGATTTTAATAGAAAACAGTAAAAGATGAAGCTCAAATATAAAATTCCAATTAAATTCCAGTGCACTCGGTATTTGAAAACACAAGGAATTATTACTACAAATTTGTATACCTAACCTTTTATTACTGAAGTTGCATCAAAACATCTGTAACAAGAATCAAGTACCTTATCGATGTTCTCCAACATAATGTTTTTCACTTCTGAAACTTGGACCTTAACTTTCAAAAGCTTTTCTACCTCTTCTGCATGATCAATTATATATTGCATGTGCCCCTTAATGACTGGGCTGCAGCATATAAGTTAAGTTCGTATAAAACTTGAATTAGGtttaagaaaaaggtaaaaaaagcACCAGCTGGAAGTCTGGAACAGAGAAGCATGATACGATAAGCATACCCAAATTCTTTATTTAGACTTTTGGCAGTTGCTGTATCAGCTTTGCCACCACCATATCTCTTGGTAAAGTCCGCTTTCAGTCGCTCCAAGAAAGCTATGGAAACATTTTTCACAACAGAGTCTTTGGTAACAACACAGTATGCTGCAATATCAAGGGAAGGAAATAGATGTCCTCATTAAAAGTACTTCTACATCTATATGATTAATGGCAGATCAGTTTACCCATGACTTTAATGCACATGAAAGTTAAACATCATTAACATTTTGATgataagataattaaataaaatacttATCAGATGCATTGACTAGAAGATTGACCTTTCTTCACTAGCTAGCATACATGAAACAATGCAGAATAGAAGCAGGAAATTCTCACATTTGTATCTATTATACTAGTATCTAATTCTCAGATTTGCTAAAACCCTGCATAGTTTACAAACCCAAAAGCCTAATACAGCATTCAAATTCCCGAAGATATACACTATCTTTGTCCACTGCAACAACCTAACACCATGTTGATTGATTTTGACATTAGACTCATAACAACAATGCAAATGAACTCTTCGAAGTCTAAAGGTATTACAAATGAAAACTGGCAGAAAACAataataatctcatcatgatctctaTGTTACGTAGCCATATCGTGCAAGTAACATCTATTTGTAAAGAAGTATCCGGTTCAATAACGTAGATCGCTGGTAAATAAATATGTAGGATACAGCATCATGCTTACAGAAGAAACGGAAAAAAAGGTGTCAGCCCCAATTGTTCTTTATTGCAATCACAGTGTCCAAGTCAATAAGTTAATATCAACGGTGCACCAATATGCAGAAGAATATGCTTATGACCATAGAGGCTGAAGGCATTAAACCCTACTGGGCACTATAGCAATGATATCGGGAAGACATGTCGCGAGTACATCTATGATACATACACATTGCTCCTAATTTCACCAAGAAGCTAGACTCTTCAATCACAAGTCTTTGAATAAAACAGAATTTGTGATTCTGCTATCTGAAGGGCATTAGGAACTCCAAACATACATGATACAGTGCCGTGATAGTAAAATATTATAGAATAAATCTGTATATTTTGCGACCCCTTCAAAAGCATAATTGAAACACTACAATAGCTTCCCGATGTGTGAATTCTATTTGTAACAAATCTGTGACAAGATGTAATCCTTTTGCTTCCATAACCCTATAGCGGTTTCCCTTCACCTTTCTGAGCCTGCTGATTGGCATACGTCGATAATCAAAGGGGCAATATCTTAGCTTGAAAACTCATTAGTACATTCAGCATCATGCATTAGCTTCAGACATCTATTATTCTCCGCTTAATGttgttattatttattttgactTCCGCAAACATAGTGGTCTCTTCGAATGATGTTGATCCCGCAGAGAAAGTAGAAGAAATAGTGGTATCCTATAAAATATGCATCGGATTCTTCATGAAGAAGGCCAAATTAAACGTAATTTTCGTGGCATTTTCTAGTTCACACATAAACCTTCACTCATCAAGCAGGCAACTTCCAAGAACCACATCGAACTGCCACCATGAGTCATACTGAACGCATATGAATAGATCAAGCGTATGTCACGGCATGATACTATCGAGATCGGGAAGATACCGTAGCCATTATGGACGAGGAAGATGAAAGTGTGGGCATCGCAAGCGTAGGTGGAGAGCTTGTTGGAGGAGGGGAGCTTTTGGAGGCACTGCGCCGCGATCGCCGGGAAGTTGCCGGTGTACTCCGTGTACTCCGCGAGCACCACGGTCCCCCGCGCCACGAACCCGTAGATGAACCAACCCTCTTTCCCTTCCTCCGCCATTGCTGCGCGCCCCgctcctccctcttctcttcaAGAATCGGATCTCGGAAGACAGAGATCAGGAATTCCTAGATTCGATCGCCTTCGGCTTCTTCCCGGATCAGATTGTTGTCCTCCTGGTGGTGGGGGGGCAGCAGGGAAGGGTTCGAAGCCTTTTGGGTTTGGGAAGCGGAATGCGAATCAAAGGTCATGCATCATTTAGGCGACCACAGTCATCGCTCGCGGCTGTGGCGCGTGCTTCGGTCCGACGGCAAACAGCAATCTCCAACATCCATTTCTAAACCACGTGTAAACCTAAGGGGGTCCCACATGTCACATGACCTTTGTGAATGCCGTCTTGTGTCGGAGACATGGCAGCTGCGGCCGCGGAGAGACCGCGTGTTCCAGAAACtgcgatattattattatttgagcatttcttttggtGCGTGAATGGCGGTAGGAAGGAAGGAATCAAACGGGGTATACAATGCACTCGAGTCGTCGATGCAGAAAACTCGAAGCGTAGGACTCAGCATCTGTCTCTCCGTTgactttttcttctctctccagGTGCGAAGAAAAAGGGGGTAAGACGAGGAAGAAGCCGTACAAGTCAAACGTGATCGTAAAGCGGGTGGGAATTTTGGGGTAAATGGCAATGCATATATATTTCTCGCTGATCTTTCTGTGGACCAACTCTTTCTGCCACCATGTTTTTTACCAAGGAATTAGATGCTAAAACGAAGAATTAGGGAAACCAGTGTCGTAAAGAGTATCCCCAGTAAATAATATATCATCGCATGTAGGGGGTATATAAGATGCAGAGACAAGAGATTGGCTAGCAAGTTACATCGCGTTAGAGCTAAGTCGTCGATGTGTTCGTCACACGAGGCTCTCGATGATGATAAATAGGAACAGTTCAACCCACCATCCATATCTAAGTCGATCTTAGTTACCATCCGCTGCACACACTATTTCCCACGAAGTCCTTTGTACTTCATCGAAATTAATAATTCGATTAGGAGGTGGGCTCGGCCCATTTACCGCAAACGAGGCCCACGAAGGCCCGTCCGTCATGGGCCCTTCGCCCCAATCACAACATCATTCCAAAAAGAGGATGGTTATCGTTTTCTGTaaaataatagaaaatttatAGAGCAGATGACAACTTCATCTTCACATGTTCGAAATATTTAACGACGTAGCATAAATTCATATGCTTCTTCTACATGATATTACGAAGCGGAAAGGCTTGGCAAAAGAAAGCATGCATTGGCATAAGGAAACAAGCTTAATGTGCTACAGGAATTCGAATTCTAAGATATGGTCAGTTGTTTTCGTTTCCTTGCAAGGAGAGAGGAGTAAAGAGAAATAATGGACGGTGGATGCTGTGGGAGTAGTAGCCGACGCCGATGGGTGTCTGGGGCCCTCGCCGCGGCAATGTCTGTGCAGGGTGCAGGGTGCAGGGTGCAGGGTGCAGGGTGCAGCGAACCCCCCGGTTTGGAGAATCCAAGACATTGTTAGGGGAGGTGTGAGGAAGACGTTGACATTGGTTCGGAAAGGAACAAAGGAAAAGGGCATCGAATGGTACCCCGGAAACAATCAATATACATTATGTCACAACCTCTTTTAATTACCCCCACAGACGGACGGGCAGGCTAAGTTGAACAGTGGCTCCTCATTATACCGAGTCACCCCTCTGACAACTCCGCACATTGCATCCCGATTTCTTCTCCCTGTTGTTTGCTGCATGGAGCTTACCTACCTCCCACCATCAACAGCAAGGATCCATTTACTTCACCCCAAGTGTGCCAGCCGATATACATAGATATGTACATAAGGGACATACACCAAACTATTATTTGGACTGGACTGGACTGGACTGGACTCCTTTGCATGAATCCTCCTCCTCGTTCTGTGGATTTCCTGCAGACCATTTTAGTGGTTGAGATCCATTACTGGTCTCTTTGCTCTACCTCCGAAGAATAGCTAGTTCAAAACCGTAGGATTACAATTATGTGATGCTGACACCCGAGCAAGCTTTTTCCAGGTCCCTCATAAAGATCCAACAGGCAAATTGTGCCAGGCTGATCCCAGAATGGATCCATCGGTTGTTGGACTTGTCGTCCCGCCCATGCATTGGCCGGAGGTTCATCCCGACCGTTGACTGCATAGGCCGAACGAATTGCATGGACAAAGCTGCTTGCCTGCCGCTGAGCAGCTGCTGTTTTCCAAATACTTTTCCATTCGAGCCAAGTTCGCCGGTTGAATCTTCTCCGTCGCTAGTAGTTCTGAAGTTTCTTCTTCCTCCGTTTGAATCACATGCATTCCGTCGATTGTTTTGAGACGATTGATGCTGATCAATGACCGGATGGGCCTTTAACTTCCACTTCAGTTTTTGCACCGTACGACTTATAAGTGGGTGGAATCTCCGTTTTCGAACCATGAGGAACGACTAATACTACCGAGGGCCTTGACGTGTGATGGCAACATCAACTTGTTTGCGAGACGAAATAAGCTTTCGCGTTCGTAGGATCGAATAAGCAAGCCATTTCCCTTCCTCGCGCTGGTGTTGCGGCACGGAAGTCGATGCATTATTAGCCGCCCACGGGTCCCAACCCTGAGAGAGAAGAGAAGGATTTGGAGATAAAACAAGGCCATCAGTTACTGAAACATCTGGTGCCGCCATTGATTGTATGGTGTACTCAAAGAGTGGTCGGAGGACAGCCGTGTGCAGCATCTTCTAAGCTCCGACTCTCACATTATCCATGATGGAAGTGAGTCTCTTACTTGCCCAGAAGTACACACACACACCCGTCATGAATAGTTGACAATAATGGTGCATGTGAACATGGGGCATCATGATTTATTACCGGTCCTTTTCCtttgggaggggggggggggagggggaggggggctcAGGATAAAAACGGAGCAGGATTTATCGCCCTCACACCAACCCATGTCCTTCAGCCCTTCAATGCGCGAGTCTGAGATCCTTGCATTTCTAGCGGGAAGCTGAGACTAAACGGTGGTAGGTCATAATGGCGAGGGTCAAAATCTGAGACTCGTTGGCCTTTTTGTTGTTGTTCTCAGCTTTCagtgcactctctctctctctctctctctctctctcctctaagCAACTCGGCATTCCCAAGTCACTCTGGGGGTTGGTTTGACGTATTTATCCATCAGAACTTCATTCGATCTAAATATTGTCGATCACGATGCATGTACATATACTAAGAAGAGGGGGTGATACTCTTTTTTTGTTGTCTCTCTCTGCTTTCTCATCATCTTACTCGAATTACATGGCCTTTCAAAAGTGACACAATGATGCATGCATGATAGTCTGTGTTTGTGTGTGTAGATCCTCAAAGCTCCGACGGCAGACTCTGCTGAATGATGCTAAGAGAAGCATCTGCCACGTGAGCGATTGGACTAGCGGGCGGGGCCCGACTGGCCGGGCTAATCACCGCACGCGTGAGGCATGTGATGAGCTCAATGTTTCAGCGAAGTAATAGAAGAcgaaatgtgtgtgtgtgtgtgtgcgagagagagagagagagagatgacaatGCAACCACATGGGAACTTTTAAGGGCTACAGCGGAGGCACTGTTCATAGTGTGGCCCCAAAGTCAACAACTTTCAGGATTAGATTACCATCCGATACTGATCCACGAATGATGACCGAGTGCGATGAAGCCTAACATTTCATGTGCATCCCACTGCACTGCTGCTATCTGTTGGTGAACCAATGGACGGCTATGATTGGCTCTATATATCTCAAGCCCAACTCGACCATACGAGTACTCATCTGATTACCTTCTCCTCCGCCGTAGCCGCTCTACTATATATCATAGTCACTCCATTGCTCCTCCCTCCAATCACAGCTTCGTCTTTGCATTTGCCTTGATACCACCCTCTTCGTAAAGTTAGCGTTCTTTGCTTTTGTTCTTCCTCATGGCAGCAGCTGGAGAGTGTGCAGAACCGCTGAAGTATCAGGTACACTCACTCCTTGGaccgctcttcttcttcttcttctcgaccatcatcttcttcttcttcttcttcttcttcttctgctgccgCTTTCCACTGACATGCTCTGCTGCTTTCCTCTGACATGCTCTCATCGTGTGAACGTTTGTTTGGGAACTTTTGGGTTTTGGTGGTGTTCCAGACATGGATTCTCAAGGTCTCCATCCACTGCGAAGGCTGCAGGAAGAAAGTAAAGAAGGTCCTTCAGAGTCTGGAAGGTACGCAACCTGGAAACCACCTCCATGTCCCTCGACTCCAACCTCGGTCTCCTCTGTTTCTCTCGTTTGCTTCCTGACAAGCTAAACCTTCCCGGGTTCCTTCAGGGGTTTACAAGACTACCGTGGATCCCCAACAGCACAAGGTGATCGTCACCGGGAACGTCGAGGCCGACATCCTTATCAAGAAGCTCCTCAAGGCTGGGAAACATGCCGAGCTCTGGCCCGAGAAGAAGCCTACCGGAGACGGTCTTCGCAGTGGCGccggcagcagcaacagcaagaagaacaagaacaagaacgGTGACAAGCCCAACAAGCCATCGGAGAGCGTTGACAACAATCAAATTTCTCCTGCCACCGACGTCCCCTCGCATGCTTCCCGTAAACCAGAGGGTGAAGCCTCGAAGAATGGCGGGAAAAAGTCTACTCCGCCGCCCGAGAAGAAGGAAGGCGGAAAGGCTCCTATCACCGGGGAAGGCGGTAAGAAGAAGGACAAGGGGGGTCAAAACGGGAACAataacagcagcagcaacagcaacaacaagaaCAAAAATGGAAGCGGAAATAGCGGCGGCTGTGCAGCTGAGGCTGAGGTAGCGCCACAAGAGGCCAGCAAGAAAACAGTATCAGGCGGCGGTGCCGCGTTCCCACCGGCCGCGTTCAATTTTCCGGTATACTCGACTCCGCAAGTGCCCTCATATCTAGTGAGCTACAACTCGATGCAGCCGACCATGAGCTACGGTGGTGCATACTACAGCGCGCCGTTGCCAATCCTGCAGAACAGCTGCGTCTACTCCGCAGCATCGCCAGGCTCGTATTACAACTTCGGCGAGGAGAGCGCCAATGCTTGCGGTATCATGTGATGGAGGCTATCGTCACATCCATCAAGCATCTGAATCTAAACATATATGACGTGACCTGTTTCTGGACTCGAGCAGTAATCAATGGCATTGCAGTGTTAATTAAGCTGATACTGCTTGAGGAAGTGTGACCGTGGAATCTAGTTGAAGTGAGTTTCGGACTTTGGTTTGGCTTCTATGTTTTTGTGAATGCCGGAAAAGAAGCACTGTTGTTTAGTTCACAGCATTAGCCCCGTAATCTATTTGGTGGTACTTTAGAGACAACATTCATCGGCTTCATATGCTCAGGGAGGAGCAAAAAACTTGTGTTCTTGATTCTGACGATGGGCACAAAACCTGTAGCCAGTGGCGGTAGCAATCAGCACCCAATAGCAGTAGGTTGGATGCCTGCCTTCGCTTTCTGACATAAAGCCTACACGTTGTCTTTATTTAATTCATGCTTTTCTAACAAAAGTAAGGGCTACACTACTgacatttatttatatatgataatAATATTTAACCCAATTGATCTTTTCTGTGTTGCAAAGTGCACAGATCGGAAAGCATAAACAAAAATCAGACTGTAAATTTCTTCCGTGTTGTAGTCTATTAAGTAAGAAGTAGAATTCGGCGATCTTCACATTAGCTTTGGTGCTTGTTATAAGGTCATCATTTTTGGATC encodes:
- the LOC135666692 gene encoding heavy metal-associated isoprenylated plant protein 36-like; this translates as MAAAGECAEPLKYQTWILKVSIHCEGCRKKVKKVLQSLEGVYKTTVDPQQHKVIVTGNVEADILIKKLLKAGKHAELWPEKKPTGDGLRSGAGSSNSKKNKNKNGDKPNKPSESVDNNQISPATDVPSHASRKPEGEASKNGGKKSTPPPEKKEGGKAPITGEGGKKKDKGGQNGNNNSSSNSNNKNKNGSGNSGGCAAEAEVAPQEASKKTVSGGGAAFPPAAFNFPVYSTPQVPSYLVSYNSMQPTMSYGGAYYSAPLPILQNSCVYSAASPGSYYNFGEESANACGIM
- the LOC135666706 gene encoding vesicle-associated membrane protein 724-like — protein: MAEEGKEGWFIYGFVARGTVVLAEYTEYTGNFPAIAAQCLQKLPSSNKLSTYACDAHTFIFLVHNGYAYCVVTKDSVVKNVSIAFLERLKADFTKRYGGGKADTATAKSLNKEFGPVIKGHMQYIIDHAEEVEKLLKVKVQVSEVKNIMLENIDKVLDSCYRCFDATSVIKG